The DNA segment AGATAATTCCCGAACCAGCGTGCCTTCAGCCGCCAATAGGCCCTGGGCATCGATAAACATCATCAGCTTTTCAGCGCGCAAAGCGGCTGCAACCTGGCTTCCAACATCTTCGTAAGATAGATTGAAAATGTCACCGGTGGGGGAGAAACCCATGGGTGGTAATAATACAATCTGGCCTTGGTCGAGCAGCTTTTCGATACCAGAAACATCAACCCGCCGAACCTTGCCGGTATAACCAAAATCGACACCATCTAATACGCCAACCGGTTTAGCGGTCACATAATTGCCGCTGCAGACTCGTATACGGGCATTGTGCATGGGCGAACTGATAAGGCCCATAGACAACTGGCTCTCGATGTATGCCCGCAATCCGCCTATGGCTTCCATCACCAGCGGCAATTGCTGTTCAGTCGTTATCCGCAAGCCGCGGGCAAACGTGGATTCAAGGCCGGCGTCTTGCAGCCGCTGCTGTATCTGGGAGCGGGCACCGAACGCGACTACTAACCGCACGCCCAAGCTGCTCAGCAAAGCAATATCGTGAACGATATTGATGAAATTTTGCTGGCTGATGGCATCGCCCGGCAGGGTCAGTACCAGGGTACGGCCGCGGTGTGCATTGATGTAAGGCGACGAATGGCGAAAGCCGCGCAACCAGCCATTGGCGTTCAATTCAAATCTCCAAGCAAAAGGAATATTACAAACAAAACTGCCTCACAAGCTGACGCAGTATGTTAACGGTCGGTATAACCTGTGATTGCGCCAGAAACTCGTCGGGCTGGTGAGCCTGATCAATAGAGCCGGGGCCCATAACCAGAGTTTCCAAACCCAAGCGCTGCATCCACGGCGCCTCTGTGGCGAAGCCGACCGACCCTGCGGTGTGGCCAGTGAGTTTTTCGCAGGCCGTAACCAGAGCGGCATCCGCTGCTGTTTCAAACGGCGGCACGCCGTCAAATAGTGGTTCAAACTTGAGCTTCAGGCCGCGTTCACTGGCCACGGGCGCTACCTTCTGCAGAATGGCCTGGCGCAGGGCGTCCATATCCATACCGGGTAGCGGGCGTAAGTCAAAATGCAACTCACATCGACCGCATATGCGATTGGGGTTGTCACCACCGTGTATGCAGCCAAGGTTCAAGGTTGGCACCTGGACGTCAAAATTCGGATTGCGATACTGCTGCTGCCACTGGGAGCGCAAGGCCAGCAGCTCGCCCATCGCCTGGTGCATGCCTTCCAGCGCGTTGCGGCCCAGCTCGGGATTAGATGAGTGCCCTGCCTGCCCCTCGAACACCAAGCGTTCCATCATGATGCCTTTGTGCATACGAATCGGGCGCAAGCTGGTGGGCTCTCCAATCACCGCATAGCGAGCCTTCGGCTTACCCGCCTCCGCCAGCGCGCGAGCGCCGTTCATCGAGCTCTCCTCGTCGGCGGTAGCAACAATGATCAGCGGTTGCTGCAATGGCTGACCTACAAACTCCCTGGCTGCATCAATGGCAAGGGCAAAAAACCCTTTCATATCGCAAGTGCCAAGGCCATACCAGCGGTTACCCAGTTCGGTTAGTATAAACGGATCGCTGTGCCAACGTTTTTCGTCAAACGGGACTGTGTCGGTGTGCCCTGCCAGCACCAGGCCGCCGGAACCGCTGCCCAGGGTGGCAATCAGATTGAACTTGCCGGGCATGTTCGGCACCGGCAGAATTTCCACAGCGAAACCCATGGGCCTTAGCCACTGCGCCAGCAAATCAATCACACCACGATTACTGGAATCCCACTTCGCCGAGGAGCTGGAAATCGATGGTGCTGCAATCAACGCAGTCAACATCTCCAGAATAGATGGCGGCATCACTACACCGTTCGCAGCGCTGCTCGGGATTGAGGTTAACTGAGCCATTGCAGGTTTTCCATCAATCATTATCGTTTGAATTCAGCAGGCGGTTACGCCGCCATACCTCGAACCCGGCAACCGCCACACGCTGCATAGGGTAAGCCACTTCGCCGCCGGCCACCAGACGAGCTACCTCAATTTCATCGTCAGTTACGCGCACCAGTCGACCCGCCACACGATTGTTGTTGCGCAGTGTAATCCTGACTTTTTGTCCAAGCCATTGCTCCGCTGCCGCGACAGGCTGCACTAACCAGCCCTCGGCGAATACAGTTTGCGACTGTTGCGCCGTAAACACCGGTTGTTGTGGCGTTGCCGAAGGGCTGCTGTCGCTTAACAGAAACACATCTGGCACGCTCGCATCGTTATAATATACCACCGCACCAAGGCGGCTGGATGCGCTGGTTTCTTCCGTGTAAATGGGCAACCCCAGAGCGGGTTCGGCTAACCTCAGTGTGGTTTGCAATTCACCGCCCTCGAGCAACCATTGGCGGTACAGTGCCAGCAACTGCGAACTGGCTAGCCAGCCTCGTGCCAGCAGCCCCAGACGTAACTGGGCCACCGAACGACCGGCCCATTGTTCGGTTGTAAGGCCAGCCTCGCGAGCGCACCAAGCAGCCACGCGTCGCATAACACCGCCGTCGCGCAGGGTGATGTCCAGCGAACCACGAGCAAGCGCCTCTTTGGGCGCGCGCCAGTCTACCCACGCGGTGGGCCAGTTCAATTCAACACTGCCGAGCTCATCGGTGATCAGTTCAGCGTAAAAGCCCTCTTCATTTTGACGCAACAGCGCCTCGCCGGTCATTTCGCCAATGCCCATGCGCATCAAGTCACCACTACTCAGGCTTTGGCGTGGGTCTCGCGCGCAAGACAGGGCGAAAAGCGCCGCTTTGCCGTCACTGTTCGCGCCTTGAGCCGTTACCCAATTGCGGAACATGGTCGCCTCTAGCGCCAGGCTGAGGCCTTCCAGCTTCAGCGTATACGACTCATCTGCAGCCGGGGCATGCAACAGAGTGACCAATGATACCGGTGAGCGAGCGGTTAACTCTGCAACGGGCACAGTCAGAGGCTGGGTCAGACGAAAGTCTTGCCACTGGCTGTCTTTTAGCAATAGTCGACCGCGCACGCCTGAATGAATTGCGCCGCGTTCGAGCACGCCATAATGGTTCAAGGCCTGCCGCGCCTCATTCATACGCTGATCCGCAAGCCACCAGACGCTGCCCTTGTAACCGGCCCAGGCCAAAACGGTTAAAATCAGCAGCCATAACAACAGGCGTTTCATGCATTCACTCCGTGCACATAGGGTCCGTTTTTACAGATCAGTTCCTGGAGATCAGGGTACCCACACCTTCGTCGGTGAAGATTTCCAGCAGGCAAGCATTGGCCACACGGCCGTCAATAATATGCGACGTGCGCACACCGTTTTCAACCGCACTTAAAGCGCAACGTATTTTCGGCAACATGCCACCGTGGATGGTACCGTCTTCAATCAAGTCGTTGACCTGGCTGGCGGTCAAACCGGTCAGCACTTTGCCATCTTTGTTTTTCAAACCGGAAACGTTGGTCAGAAGAATGAGTTTTTCGGCTTTCATGGCTTCAGCCACTTTGCCCGCCACCAAGTCGGCGTTGATATTGTAAGACTTGCCATCTGGGCCAACGCCGATGGGGGCAATAACCGGAATCACGTTGCCGCGGGTCAGCATGTCAATAACGCTCACGTTCACACTGACCACCTCACCCACACGGCCGATATCGATAATTTCGGCGCGTTCCAGCTCCGGACTGCGATCAACCACCTCCAGTTTTCGAGCGCGGATCAAGTTGGCATCTTTTCCGGTCAAGCCAATGGCCGTTCCGCCCTCAGCGTTGATCAGCGACACAATTTCCTTATTAACCTGGCCGCCAAGCACCATTTCAACCACGTCCATCGTCTGGGCGTCGGTAACCCGCATACCGTTCACAAAGCGTGACTCGATATTTAATCGCGCCAGCAACTCACCAATCTGCGGCCCGCCGCCGTGCACAACAATGGGGTTGATACCCACCAACTTCATCAACAC comes from the Marinobacter psychrophilus genome and includes:
- the argB gene encoding acetylglutamate kinase → MSLNRETAVQVASVLSKGLPYIQRFIGKTVVIKYGGNAMENEDLKSSFARDVVLMKLVGINPIVVHGGGPQIGELLARLNIESRFVNGMRVTDAQTMDVVEMVLGGQVNKEIVSLINAEGGTAIGLTGKDANLIRARKLEVVDRSPELERAEIIDIGRVGEVVSVNVSVIDMLTRGNVIPVIAPIGVGPDGKSYNINADLVAGKVAEAMKAEKLILLTNVSGLKNKDGKVLTGLTASQVNDLIEDGTIHGGMLPKIRCALSAVENGVRTSHIIDGRVANACLLEIFTDEGVGTLISRN
- the argE gene encoding acetylornithine deacetylase, giving the protein MAQLTSIPSSAANGVVMPPSILEMLTALIAAPSISSSSAKWDSSNRGVIDLLAQWLRPMGFAVEILPVPNMPGKFNLIATLGSGSGGLVLAGHTDTVPFDEKRWHSDPFILTELGNRWYGLGTCDMKGFFALAIDAAREFVGQPLQQPLIIVATADEESSMNGARALAEAGKPKARYAVIGEPTSLRPIRMHKGIMMERLVFEGQAGHSSNPELGRNALEGMHQAMGELLALRSQWQQQYRNPNFDVQVPTLNLGCIHGGDNPNRICGRCELHFDLRPLPGMDMDALRQAILQKVAPVASERGLKLKFEPLFDGVPPFETAADAALVTACEKLTGHTAGSVGFATEAPWMQRLGLETLVMGPGSIDQAHQPDEFLAQSQVIPTVNILRQLVRQFCL
- the argA gene encoding amino-acid N-acetyltransferase is translated as MNANGWLRGFRHSSPYINAHRGRTLVLTLPGDAISQQNFINIVHDIALLSSLGVRLVVAFGARSQIQQRLQDAGLESTFARGLRITTEQQLPLVMEAIGGLRAYIESQLSMGLISSPMHNARIRVCSGNYVTAKPVGVLDGVDFGYTGKVRRVDVSGIEKLLDQGQIVLLPPMGFSPTGDIFNLSYEDVGSQVAAALRAEKLMMFIDAQGLLAAEGTLVRELSAAQAADQLSAGQVTGHDAELLKAACDACVKGVRRAHIISYLDDGALLKELFTRDGSGTLVSGDTYEQIRAARVEDVGGITNLIYPLEEQGILVRRSPEMLETEIGHFVVAERDGTIVGCAALYPYGQDDAGELSCFAVDPNYRRAGRGDELLAMIEQQARAQGFQRLFVLTTQTEHWFRERDFKAMPVQSLPESRLAVYNTQRNSKVFCKAL
- a CDS encoding LSm family protein, with translation MKRLLLWLLILTVLAWAGYKGSVWWLADQRMNEARQALNHYGVLERGAIHSGVRGRLLLKDSQWQDFRLTQPLTVPVAELTARSPVSLVTLLHAPAADESYTLKLEGLSLALEATMFRNWVTAQGANSDGKAALFALSCARDPRQSLSSGDLMRMGIGEMTGEALLRQNEEGFYAELITDELGSVELNWPTAWVDWRAPKEALARGSLDITLRDGGVMRRVAAWCAREAGLTTEQWAGRSVAQLRLGLLARGWLASSQLLALYRQWLLEGGELQTTLRLAEPALGLPIYTEETSASSRLGAVVYYNDASVPDVFLLSDSSPSATPQQPVFTAQQSQTVFAEGWLVQPVAAAEQWLGQKVRITLRNNNRVAGRLVRVTDDEIEVARLVAGGEVAYPMQRVAVAGFEVWRRNRLLNSNDND